The segment CGGAACTCCCGCACGCCCTACGGCCGCAATAATCCGCCCCCAGTTAGCATCCGCACCGAAGATCGCCGACTTCACCAGGCTGGAGCCGACCACAGTCTTGGCAATCGCCGCCGCACCTTCATCATGCACCGCCCCGCTCACCTGCACCTCAATCAGCTTCGTGGCCCCTTCGCCGTCACGGGCAATCGCCATCGCCAGATGCTGGCACACATGGGTGAACGCCGCTGCAAAAGCTTCCCAGTCCGCATGCAGCCGCGTCAGCTTCTCATTGCCGGCCAGCCCGCTGGCCATCGCAACCAGCATATCATTCGTACTGGTATCACCATCAACGGTAATCATATTAAAAGTAGAATTAGTAGCTGTGCGCAGCAGGCTAAGCAGATCCTCTCCATCAATGAGCACATCGGTGGTCATGAAGCCCAGCATCGTCGCCATGTTCGGGTGAATCATCCCGGAACCCTTCGCCGCTCCGGCAATCGTAACCTCTGTACGGCCTACCGTTACTTTTACGCAGCTTTCTTTTTTGACCAGATCAGTGGTCAGGATCGCCTGGCTGAATTCCTCCGCACCGGCAGCGCCCGCGTCCAGCTTCTCCGGCAGTCCGGCAATCCCACTGCGCACACAGTCCATCTTCAGCAGTTCACCGATTACACCTGTGGAGGCGACAGCGACATCCAGCTCATTCACACCCAACTGGCGGGCAGCAGCGGCACGCATCTCGTACGCATCCGCCTCGCCCTGGTCCCCTGTACAGGCATTGGCATTGCCGCTGTTCACGATCACCGCCTGCAGCGTTCCGTCCGCCAGACTCTCCCGCGTAACCTTCAGCGGAGCCGCCTGAAATACATTGGTCGTATACACCGCAGCCGCCGTAGCAGGCACCTCACAGAGAATTGCGCCGAGGTCGTTACGCTCAGTTTTTTTGAGACCGCAGTGCAGGCCACCGGAGGTGAAGCCCTTAGGTGCAGTAATACTTCCGCCTTCTACGACGGTATATAGTGGTTGCTCACTCATGATATTGTTTGACCGCTTGCGCTTATGGATACACTGGTGTGTAACCCAGCCCGCGGGTTTCCTCCCATCCCATCATCAAATTGAGGTTCTGAATCGCTTGCCCTGCGGCGCCCTTAACGATATTGTCGATGACCGACACAATGGTAACCCGTCCCGTGCGTGCATCTGTGGCGAAGCCGATATCGCAGTAATTCGATCCGCTGACTTCCTTCGTCGCCGGAACCACGCCGGGCTCACGCACCCGCACATACGGCCTGCCTGCATAATAGTTACGATATAAATCTACGAGTTCCTGCTCACTATGTTCACCAATCAGTCCGGCATACATCGTAGTCATAATCCCCCGGGTCATCGGCACCAGATGGGTAGTGAAGGTTACTGTAACTTTCTCCCCGGCAATATCGGTCAGCACCTGTTCAATTTCAGGGATGTGCTGATGCTTGTTGATTTTGTAGGCTTTGAAGTTCTCATTGATCTCGGCAAAATGCACCATCAGGCTCGTTCCCCGCCCTGCCCCGGACACCCCGGATTTCGCATCAATAATGATGCTGTCCGGCTTGATCCAGCCTGCCGCAAGCGCCGGAATCAGCCCCAGCAGCGTCGCTGTCGGGTAACATCCCGGATTCGAGATGAAGTCCACTCCAGCCGCACGTTCGCCGTACACCTCACATAGCCCGTATACCGCCTGCTCCAGGTAAGCCTCCGGAGGTGCCGGGTGCTTATACCACTGCTCATACTCTGCGCCATCCTTCAGCCGGAAGTCCCCGGACAGATCCACGACCTTGAGTCCCGCCTCAAGCAGCCCGGGCACCAGCTTCGCGCTCACTCCCGACGGGGTAGCAGTAAATACAACATCTGCTCTGCTTGCAATCTCTGCTGCATCTACACCGTCCAGCTTGCGCTGCACCACTCCCGTGAGATGCGGAAAACCCTCCTCAATCGGCGCCCCCGCACTCGAAGAGGAAATCACTGAAGTAATCTCTATATCAGGGTGGCCCTGCAGCAGCCTGATCAGCTCCACGCCCCCATATCCCGTTGATCCGACAATTGCCGCTCTCAGCTTGCCTGTCACAGTCATCCCCGCTTCCCGTTTCTCATTTCTATCATTATCGCTCATGCATAACCGTCCTGCAAATATGTATTATTATACGACCGAATTAATATAAATACAACATGTTGCGTTAAGTTTATTCAGCTGGCACACAAGAAGGAACGGCAGGGTCATTCTATTTGCTCCATGATAGAAAAAGAAGCGCAGAGCCCCTTAAGGGAGTCTACGCTTCTCTTTTAAACCCTTCACCCAGCACTTCATGGGCCTCGGTAATAATTACAAATGCAGCCGGGTCCACCGAGCGGACGATCGCCTTCAGCCTCGTAATTTCATTCTGGCCTACCACAACCATCAACACCGTACGATTGTCCCCGGTATAGCCGCCTTGCGCATTCAGTTTGGTCAGCCCGCGGTCCAGATCATTCAGAATCGCCTGCGAGATGTCCTCGGTGTGATCCGAGATGATATACGCCACCTTCGTGGTGCTGAAGCCCACCTCCAGCGCGTTGATCACCCTGCCCGTGACGAACAGCCCGATCAGTGCATACATCGCCTGCTCCATCCCCAGTACAAAAGCCGCCAAGGTAATCACCGTACCATCCAGCAGCACGACGGACAGCGAGAAGCTGAAGCCGGTAAGCTTTTGAATAATCTGAGCCGCAATCGTCAGTCCGCCTGTTGAGCCGCGCCCCCGGAAGACGAGGCCCAGGCCGAGACCCACACCAATTCCTCCATAGATAGAGGCCAGGAGCGGATTCGTGGTCGGTACCGGCCCGTCCTTCGTCAGGAAGATAAACAGCGGCAGCACAAAGCTGCCCAGCAGAGAGCGGATGCCATACTGTTTGCCGAGGAAGATCACGCCGAGAATGAAGAGTGGAATATTCAGCGCCCACTGGGTAAAAGCAGGCTCTGCCCCAAACCAGGCCTCGGCCAATACCGACAGCCCCGACACCCCGCCGGATGCAATCCGGTTCGGGAGGAAGAACAGGTTGAACGCCAGTCCCGTAATCAGCGAGCCGATCAGAATTAGCGCAATATCCACGGTATGGCGCAGCGGCCCGTTCAAGGGAATGAGCGGAGGTTTGTTGCGTGAATTGATTTTTTGCATGGTTGGCCGGACTCCTTTATGTTCAGACAAAAATTCCTACACCTCCGAAGACGCGTAGGAATTGGATTACTTTTATTCAGCTTCCGTCTTGATCTGGCTCCGCAGATACCCGTCAATGAAGCCGTCCAGATCCCCGTCCATTACCGCCCCAACGTTGCCTGTCTCCACAGAGGTGCGGTGATCCTTCACCATGCTGTAAGGATGGAATACGTAGGAACGAATCTGGCTGCCCCAGGCAATATCGGATTGTTCGCCGCGGATCTCGTCCAGATGTGCCTGCTGCTCCTGAATTTTGCGCTCGTAGAGCTTGGAACGCAGCATCTTCATCGCCTGCTCCCGGTTCTTGATCTGTGAACGCTCATTCTGACAGGTGACCACCACGCCGGTTGGTATATGCGTAATCCGCACCGCCGAGTCCGTAGTATTGATGTGCTGACCGCCCGCGCCGCTGGCCCGGTACGTATCAATCTTCAGATCCTCTGTGCGGATATCCACCTCGACGTCGTCTGCAATCTCCGGTACCACATCGCAGGATACGAAGGAGGTATGCCGTCTGCCTGAGGAGTCAAAAGGCGAAATGCGCACCAGCCGGTGCACGCCCTTCTCTGCCTTGAGGTACCCATATACATTGTGACCCTTAATTAACAAAGTTACACTCTTGATTCCTGCTTCATCGCCCGGCAGATAATCCAGCACATCTACCTTGAAGCCCCGCTTCTCCGCCCAGCGTGTGTACATGCGCAGCAGCATTTGGCCCCAGTCCTGGGACTCCGTGCCGCCTGCACCGGGATGCAGCTCCAGAATCGCGTTCAGTTTATCGTACGGCTGATTAAGCAGCAGCTGCAGCTCAAACTCATCCACTCGGGCACTTATACTGCGGATCGTTCCGGCGGTCTCTTCAGCCAGTGCGTCGTCGCCTTCCTCATCGGCCAGCTCCGCCATCATGGCAGCATCGTCATAATCCTGCTGGAGCTTCTCGAATTGGTCCACCACCGACTTCACGGCATTCATCTCGCCAATCACGCTCTGCGCCTGATCGGGCTCATCCCAGAACCCGGGAGCCGCCATCTTCTCTTCGAAGTTCGCTATCATCTCCAGCTTCAGGTCTAAGTCAAAGTGACCCCCTAAGGTTGGTTAATTTCTTGCCCATTTCACGCAGGTCCTGCTTCACATTAGGATCGATCATTTGGATCACTTCACCTTTCATAATTAAATATTGCGCCGGGCTGCCGGTTTGGCGGATAGGCGACGCAGCTTCTGATCGCTGCTTCATCGCTCTTAAGAAATGCCTGTCGGTGTACGCCGTAACTGCGGGAAATGTTTGGACTTCCGGCCGCTGTTAGGATTGAATTTCCTTATTTAAACTGCTCTTCGCAGTAGAAATTCAATCCTAAAGGCGGACGCTGACGCTCCTCCAGTTCCAAACTTCCCCTCCGTCACTTCCACCTCAATTGCAGTTCTAAAGAACAATTCCATCCGCTTCCTTTGAAGCGGCGGCGCTCTTCCTGCAAACATCCAAAAAAGCAGCCGGGCCGCAAACGGGGAGTCCCCCGGGCCCAGCCGCTTTTTATTGTCATTATAACCCTAAGTGCAAGTGCACAAAACAGGAAGTGCCAGTCGGTGAAAGGTATTCGCAGCTTCATGCCTGCTCATTATTTCACCGTGCACTACCAGAACCGGCCTTGACTCCTGGATTACGCCGGGCCCAGTGAGAGTGAATTGACCTCTCAGATCCGGCCGTAATTCTGTTTATCTTACGCCTGGCCGTGGCAGTTCTTATACTTCTTGCCGCTGCCGCATGGGCAAGGATCGTTACGGCCCACAGTGGATTCCACATGCACCGGACGCTTCTCAGCAGGCTCTGCGTTGGTGGAGATCTTGTCTTCCTCCACTACCGATTGCCGCTCCTGATTCGTCTCGATGTGCGCCTTCATAATATAGGTCGCTACTTCTTCCTGAATGTTCGCGGTCATAGCGTTGAACATCTCGAAGCCCTCGAATTGATATTCGCGCAGCGGATCGGTACCGCCGTAAGCACGGAGGTGAATCCCCTGACGAAGCTGATCCATGGCGTCGATATGATCCATCCACTTGCTGTCTACGGAGCGAAGCACAATAACCTTCTCGAATTCACGTACCAGCTCGGAGCCAAGACGCTCTTCACGTGCAGCATACTTCTCAAGTACACGGGTGAAGATGAATTCGAACATTTCATCCACTTCTTTTCCCCACAGATCATCGCGGGTCAGCTCATTTTCTTCCAGAAGCTTGCTATTTACATAATCTGCAACCTCTTGCAGCTCCCAGTTCTCCGGGATATCGTCACTGCAGTGGGCATTCACGATGCGGTCGATGACCGGCTTGATCATTTCCACTACGATGTCTTTGATATTGTCAGACTCCAGAATTTCGCGGCGCTGCTTGTAGATAATCTCACGCTGCTGATTCATGACGTCATCGTATTGCAATACGACTTTGCGGATGTCAAAGTTATTACCTTCTACCCGCTTCTGGGCAGATTCAACAGCCTTGGTAATCATACGGCTCTCGATCGGCTGATCTTCCTCGAATCCAAGGCGATCCATCATGTTCAGCACGTTGTCCGCACCGAACCGCTTCATCAGCTCATCACCGAGGGACAGATAGAACTGTGTCGAACCCGGGTCGCCCTGGCGTCCGGCACGGCCGCGAAGCTGGTTATCAATCCGGCGCGATTCATGGCGTTCTGTACCAATAATATGCAGACCGCCAACATCGGTTACCCCTTCGCCCAGCACGATATCCGTACCGCGTCCAGCCATGTTCGTGGCAATCGTTACGGTTCCCGGCTGACCGGCATAAGAGATAATTTCGGCTTCGGCCGCATGGTGCTTCGCATTCAGTACCTGGTGTCTGACACCCTTACGTTTCAGCATTTCCGATACGCGTTCGGAGTTCTCAATCGATACCGTACCTACCAGCACCGGCTGATTCTTCTTGTGGCGTTCCACAATTTCAGCGACTACAGCGTTGAACTTGCCGTTTTCACTTTTGTAGACCACATCAGGCATGTCGATCCGTTGATTCGGCTTATTCGTTGGAACCTGAAGAACCTCAAGACCATAGATCTTCTTGAACTCCTCTTCCTCCGTCTTCGCTGTACCCGTCATCCCGCCCAGCTTGCGGTACATGCGGAAGTAGTTCTGGAAGGTGATCGTAGCCAGCGTCATGCTCTCATTCTGAACTTCAATCTCTTCCTTGGCTTCAATCGCCTGGTGCAGCCCGTCACTGTAACGGCGGCCCTGCATCAGACGGCCTGTGAACTCATCGACGATCATAACCTCGTCTTCGTTAACGACATAATCGACATCCCGGCGCATAATCGCGTTCGCCTTCAGAGCCTGTACAATGTGATGATTCAAGGTAACATGGCTATGGTCATACAGATTCTCGATCCCAAAAGCACGCTCAGCCGTAGCCACGCCCTTCTCCGTAAGCGCAACAGACTTCACCTTGATATCCACGGTGTAATCCTCTTCGGCAGTCAGCTTCTTCACGAAACGGTCTGCTGCATAATACAGCTCTGTCGATTTCTCAGCCTGGCCGGAGATGATCAGAGGGGTACGCGCTTCATCAATAAGGATGGAATCGACTTCGTCAATAATACAGAAGTAGAGCGGGCGCTGTACCATCTGTTCCTTATAGAGCACCATGTTGTCGCGCAGATAGTCGAACCCGAATTCATTGTTGGTTCCGTACGTAATATCGCAGGCATATGCCGCTTGTTTATCATTATGGTCCATGCCGTTCAGGTTCACCCCAACGCTCATGCCCAGAAAGTTATAGATTTGTCCCATTTGCGCACTGTCGCGCTGAGCCAGATAATCATTTACGGTGACGACATGCACGCCTTTACCCAGCAGTGCATTCAAATACACCGGCAGCGTTCCAACCAGAGTCTTGCCTTCCCCGGTCTTCATCTCGGAGATCCGGCCTTCATGCAGCGCCATACCCCCAACCAGCTGAACGTCAAAATGCCGCATGCCCAGCGTCCGTTTGGAAGCTTCGCGTACGGTAGCAAAGGCCTCAGGAAGAATCTCTTCCAGGGTCTCACCTTTCTCAACACGGGCGCGGAATTCCGCTGTCTTCGCCTGCAGCTCTTCATCCGTAAGCGATACGAAATCCGGCTCAAGCCCATTAATTACTTCGACCGTCTTCATGAGACGTTTGACATCCCGTTCATTAGTGTCGCCAAATATTTTCTTAACAAGTCCTAGCATGGTTAACCCCTTTCATGCAACACAGATGGTGGAACCGAGCCCATCCTCATAGATTGAAAGGGCCATATATGATTTCGATTCCGCTGCTTCATAAATTGTAACAGTTTGTAAGAGAAGCCGCAATACAAGCCGCCCTAACCTTATTCTGTATAATCCTCTCAGATGAGGACAGATGATGGCATTTTAATGAAACTTCTATATATACGCACAAGAGCCCTATTCGCTTCAGGCGAATAGGGACTCGTCTAATTGTCCACGTTAGGCTGAACCGAAGCCCTTGCTTATTCCAACAATTCCCGGTCCAGAGGTTAGTTCTGCTCGATCAGACCGTACTTCCCGTCATCGCGTTTGTATACTACGCTAACTTCGGAAGTGTCAATGTTGGAGAACACGAAGAACGTATGTCCAATCATGTTCATTTGCAGAATCGCTTCTTCCACATCCATAGGCTTCAAGGTGAACCGTTTGTTCCGCACAACCTCAAGATCATCATAATCCTGTTCCTGCTCTTCAACAGCTACGGCGCTACCCGAACCTTCAACGAACAAGGTCTTCAGGCTGCCTTCCTGACGGAACTTGCGATTAAGCTTAGTCTTGTGCTTGCGGATCTGACGTTCCAGCTTGTCCACTACGGCATCGATGGATGCATACATATCATCGCTGCGGTCTTCCGCACGAAGCGTCACACCAGCTAGAGGAATTGTCACTTCCACCGTATGAAGGCCGCGAACGACGCCAAGCGTCACATATCCTTCAGAGGTAGGGGGTGCTTCGAAATACTTCTCAAGTCTGCTGAGCTTCTTATCAACATAGTCTCTCAAAGCGTCGGTCACTTCAATTTGTTGACCTCGAATGCTGAATTTCATAAGGCACTCCTCCTTTGTTTACTTTTCCATTATAGCAAATTGTCAGGGCTAAGTAAAAAACAAATCATGACAGACTTTACATTCACCTAACAATAGATGTAACAGACCTGCCGTAACAACAAACGGCCCGGCTCGAGCATAAAGCCGCCCTCGCCGGACCGAATACTGATTGCTGTATTATTTCACGCTGAAGCCTGGATTATGAATGATTGCATTCATCAAGATTACTTATTTCGTGTGAATCCGCAGAATCTCTACAGGTGACAAGGTGCCATTAGAATCAGTGATAAAGAAGACTTTATACGCTGTATTGGCAGTGAGTCCAGTCAGGTTAATGCTGTGTTTCACAACTGGATTACCTGTAAGAGTACCAGCCCAAGGTGTTGTTAAATGAGCACCTGCACTGTTCAATCCTTGGGATATCTGTAATGCAGTTGGATCAGCTTCCGTTGCCTTAACCACCACATATTTCAGAGGAGTTACCGGTGTACCCGTCTGCCCGTAAGCAGCGTATACTTCCGCAGATACTGTTGTTACGTTCGTGATTCCAACTTGAGAAACTGACCAGTTGCTGCCTGCTGCTGTTTTCAATTGAAGCGGTGTTACGCCGGACCAATTACCTGAAGCATCAGCCAGGGCAACGTATACGGTATAATCCGTATTTGCTGTCAGACCATACACAGAGAAAGCAACGGATGTGCTGCCAGTAGCCGCAACTTGGCCGAAATGAACGCCTGCTGTTGTAGCATTAATCAGTCCGTCTTTCACTTGTGCTGCAGTTGGTGCGGTTACGTTCATGCTGTATGGAGCAACTACATAATACACGGCTCCTGTTACAGAAGGCGTAACATATACATCAGCGGTAACAGAACCTACATGGCCGTAAGTCACGTTGCTTACAGACGGCAAGGTAACGCTACCGCCTCCACCACCACCGCCGCCGCCAGTGCCGCCACCACTACCGCCGCCAGGAGCTGGAGTAGCTGTTGGGCTGGTGCTTGGCACAGGTGTTGCAGAAGGAGCCGGTGTTGCTGTCGGTGCTGGTGTAGGCGTTACTCCGCCTGTAGCCGGCTTATGCACAACTGAGTTGCTTATAATTCCCACCGCTTCGGCACGGGTAAGGGATTTCTTCGGACCGAAGGTTCCGTCAGGATAACCGTTAATGATCTTCTTCTCAGCCGCTGAGGCTACGGCCACCTTGGCCCATGCCGCGATCTGAGCATTATCCTTGAACTTAAGCGGAGTAGAGCTTGTACTCAGCTTAAGCAGCTTGGCAGCAATAACTGCTGCTTCCTGCCGGGTGAGCGGGTTGTTGGCCCGGAAGGTATTATTCTCATACCCGCCAATATAACCGGCCTTCACAGCTTTAGCCACTTCACTGTAGACCCAATTGGATTTCTTCACATCCGTGAAGTTAAGAGTAGCTGCTTCGGTGAACCCGAACAGACGATTTATCAGTGCCACATATTCACCACGGGTAATTGCCTTATTCGGCTTAACCGTTCCGTCAGGATAACCACCCAGGTATCCTTTATCCAGCCAGCTCTGCAGTTGCTTCTGCGCCCAGTGTCCTTGAATATCCTTAGGTGCAGGCGCTGCGGACACACTTCCCAGTGATCCAAGCAGCATTGAAATACCAAGTACTCCGGCCGTAAGGCCACGCCACAATTTCTTCATTCTTTTGTTCATCCTCCTGTGAGTTTGATGGGCATAGGCTTCACTGCATGACTTCTTACCAAAAGATCTTTCGGAAGCATACGCCTAAGCAATAATGAGAGTGCAGACTAGGCAACAAAAAAAGCCCAACGGTCTCTATTACCCATAATTTGGAGGATGGTAACATTTTTCTGTAACTAATTTTTACAAAGTGTCCAATTTCGGACTCTTTCCATCTCGAAATGTAGGCCATTTACTCGAAATTAAGAATATTTATAAGAAGAATGTAAGAACAGCTTCATACAGCCCATCCTTACAATGAACACCTCTCGAACTCTTATCCTCAGCTTTAAACACAGTTTATCCACAACAGACAAAATCACATCTTTAGACAAAAGCAACTTCATTCACTACATAAAAAAGACCCAAGGGAGATCCCCAGGGTCTAACGCTAGCGTTGTCTCAATTGCTAACCATCTACCATATATGTAGGTCGGCTTCGCCGGATGATTATAATTTGATGACGTTAGCTGCTTGTGGTCCGCGTGCGCCTTCAACGATATCGAACTCTACGGATTGGCCTTCATCCAAAGTCTTGAAACCGTCAGTTTGAATCGCGGAGAAGTGTACGAATACGTCGCCACCATCGGAAGTTTCGATAAAACCATAACCTTTTTCTGCGTTAAACCATTTAACTTTACCTTCCATTGACTAAACATTCCCTTCGTCATCAGATGAACGTGAGTCTTGCTCACAATTCGACTATACCACCGCAGCTTCTCTATTGTCAATTGGAATAGTAAATGATTACTTTCAATATTTTACCAGAGCACAATTGACATCAAATATGGATAACATTCGGTAATATAAGTTACAAAAAAAGGAGCAGACGCTTGTAAATACCCGTCCACTCCCCTATTGAAACAGGAGGAAATCTATTATTCTATCTTTATTTTTTGCGGTCCATCAGGAAGCTGTCCGGGGTGTAGGCCGTTTCGTAGGCGTTGCGTTGGATTTTGGCTTGGTTGCGTTTTTGAAGCCAGTCTTTGGCTTCGAGGCGATGGGCATTCATGCGTGCCATGATGGCCGGGTCATGTTCCAGGATTCGACGCAATACATCTTTTTGTGCAGGTGTCATCTGACAATTCTCGACTTCGTCCCCAATAGCTTCGACAAGCTTCTGGCGTTGTTCTACGAAGGCTTCGAGTTCTTCGTAGGTAGCGTCATACAGATGAGCCAAAAGATTTTTCGTTAACCTTTCAAGTTCATTAGTTAACTCATCCATGAGCGCCTTCGGGTGACATTGGTGTCTGTCCCTGCCCTGCTACTATTTTGGAAGCTTGTAACCAAGTTTCCCGTAGTTCTGTCAAATACCCTACTGCTTCCTCAGCCTTTTCAGCATCTTTGCGAATATTCGCCTCTATAAGCAGAAAACTTGTATATTCATAGAGTGAATAGAGTCCCCCAGACAC is part of the Paenibacillus sp. FSL M7-0420 genome and harbors:
- the secA gene encoding preprotein translocase subunit SecA, whose amino-acid sequence is MLGLVKKIFGDTNERDVKRLMKTVEVINGLEPDFVSLTDEELQAKTAEFRARVEKGETLEEILPEAFATVREASKRTLGMRHFDVQLVGGMALHEGRISEMKTGEGKTLVGTLPVYLNALLGKGVHVVTVNDYLAQRDSAQMGQIYNFLGMSVGVNLNGMDHNDKQAAYACDITYGTNNEFGFDYLRDNMVLYKEQMVQRPLYFCIIDEVDSILIDEARTPLIISGQAEKSTELYYAADRFVKKLTAEEDYTVDIKVKSVALTEKGVATAERAFGIENLYDHSHVTLNHHIVQALKANAIMRRDVDYVVNEDEVMIVDEFTGRLMQGRRYSDGLHQAIEAKEEIEVQNESMTLATITFQNYFRMYRKLGGMTGTAKTEEEEFKKIYGLEVLQVPTNKPNQRIDMPDVVYKSENGKFNAVVAEIVERHKKNQPVLVGTVSIENSERVSEMLKRKGVRHQVLNAKHHAAEAEIISYAGQPGTVTIATNMAGRGTDIVLGEGVTDVGGLHIIGTERHESRRIDNQLRGRAGRQGDPGSTQFYLSLGDELMKRFGADNVLNMMDRLGFEEDQPIESRMITKAVESAQKRVEGNNFDIRKVVLQYDDVMNQQREIIYKQRREILESDNIKDIVVEMIKPVIDRIVNAHCSDDIPENWELQEVADYVNSKLLEENELTRDDLWGKEVDEMFEFIFTRVLEKYAAREERLGSELVREFEKVIVLRSVDSKWMDHIDAMDQLRQGIHLRAYGGTDPLREYQFEGFEMFNAMTANIQEEVATYIMKAHIETNQERQSVVEEDKISTNAEPAEKRPVHVESTVGRNDPCPCGSGKKYKNCHGQA
- the hpf gene encoding ribosome hibernation-promoting factor, HPF/YfiA family: MKFSIRGQQIEVTDALRDYVDKKLSRLEKYFEAPPTSEGYVTLGVVRGLHTVEVTIPLAGVTLRAEDRSDDMYASIDAVVDKLERQIRKHKTKLNRKFRQEGSLKTLFVEGSGSAVAVEEQEQDYDDLEVVRNKRFTLKPMDVEEAILQMNMIGHTFFVFSNIDTSEVSVVYKRDDGKYGLIEQN
- the argJ gene encoding bifunctional ornithine acetyltransferase/N-acetylglutamate synthase; translation: MSEQPLYTVVEGGSITAPKGFTSGGLHCGLKKTERNDLGAILCEVPATAAAVYTTNVFQAAPLKVTRESLADGTLQAVIVNSGNANACTGDQGEADAYEMRAAAARQLGVNELDVAVASTGVIGELLKMDCVRSGIAGLPEKLDAGAAGAEEFSQAILTTDLVKKESCVKVTVGRTEVTIAGAAKGSGMIHPNMATMLGFMTTDVLIDGEDLLSLLRTATNSTFNMITVDGDTSTNDMLVAMASGLAGNEKLTRLHADWEAFAAAFTHVCQHLAMAIARDGEGATKLIEVQVSGAVHDEGAAAIAKTVVGSSLVKSAIFGADANWGRIIAAVGRAGVPVSPERVDIKLGEIEVLRGSRPVAFDEEQALHYLQKSDTVLITVTLSDGSGQATAWGCDLTYDYVRINAAYRT
- the argC gene encoding N-acetyl-gamma-glutamyl-phosphate reductase, encoding MTVTGKLRAAIVGSTGYGGVELIRLLQGHPDIEITSVISSSSAGAPIEEGFPHLTGVVQRKLDGVDAAEIASRADVVFTATPSGVSAKLVPGLLEAGLKVVDLSGDFRLKDGAEYEQWYKHPAPPEAYLEQAVYGLCEVYGERAAGVDFISNPGCYPTATLLGLIPALAAGWIKPDSIIIDAKSGVSGAGRGTSLMVHFAEINENFKAYKINKHQHIPEIEQVLTDIAGEKVTVTFTTHLVPMTRGIMTTMYAGLIGEHSEQELVDLYRNYYAGRPYVRVREPGVVPATKEVSGSNYCDIGFATDARTGRVTIVSVIDNIVKGAAGQAIQNLNLMMGWEETRGLGYTPVYP
- the prfB gene encoding peptide chain release factor 2 (programmed frameshift); translation: MIDPNVKQDLREMGKKLTNLRGSLDLDLKLEMIANFEEKMAAPGFWDEPDQAQSVIGEMNAVKSVVDQFEKLQQDYDDAAMMAELADEEGDDALAEETAGTIRSISARVDEFELQLLLNQPYDKLNAILELHPGAGGTESQDWGQMLLRMYTRWAEKRGFKVDVLDYLPGDEAGIKSVTLLIKGHNVYGYLKAEKGVHRLVRISPFDSSGRRHTSFVSCDVVPEIADDVEVDIRTEDLKIDTYRASGAGGQHINTTDSAVRITHIPTGVVVTCQNERSQIKNREQAMKMLRSKLYERKIQEQQAHLDEIRGEQSDIAWGSQIRSYVFHPYSMVKDHRTSVETGNVGAVMDGDLDGFIDGYLRSQIKTEAE
- a CDS encoding YitT family protein codes for the protein MQKINSRNKPPLIPLNGPLRHTVDIALILIGSLITGLAFNLFFLPNRIASGGVSGLSVLAEAWFGAEPAFTQWALNIPLFILGVIFLGKQYGIRSLLGSFVLPLFIFLTKDGPVPTTNPLLASIYGGIGVGLGLGLVFRGRGSTGGLTIAAQIIQKLTGFSFSLSVVLLDGTVITLAAFVLGMEQAMYALIGLFVTGRVINALEVGFSTTKVAYIISDHTEDISQAILNDLDRGLTKLNAQGGYTGDNRTVLMVVVGQNEITRLKAIVRSVDPAAFVIITEAHEVLGEGFKREA
- a CDS encoding flagellar protein FliT, whose protein sequence is MDELTNELERLTKNLLAHLYDATYEELEAFVEQRQKLVEAIGDEVENCQMTPAQKDVLRRILEHDPAIMARMNAHRLEAKDWLQKRNQAKIQRNAYETAYTPDSFLMDRKK
- a CDS encoding cold shock domain-containing protein, producing MEGKVKWFNAEKGYGFIETSDGGDVFVHFSAIQTDGFKTLDEGQSVEFDIVEGARGPQAANVIKL
- a CDS encoding S-layer homology domain-containing protein — translated: MKKLWRGLTAGVLGISMLLGSLGSVSAAPAPKDIQGHWAQKQLQSWLDKGYLGGYPDGTVKPNKAITRGEYVALINRLFGFTEAATLNFTDVKKSNWVYSEVAKAVKAGYIGGYENNTFRANNPLTRQEAAVIAAKLLKLSTSSTPLKFKDNAQIAAWAKVAVASAAEKKIINGYPDGTFGPKKSLTRAEAVGIISNSVVHKPATGGVTPTPAPTATPAPSATPVPSTSPTATPAPGGGSGGGTGGGGGGGGGSVTLPSVSNVTYGHVGSVTADVYVTPSVTGAVYYVVAPYSMNVTAPTAAQVKDGLINATTAGVHFGQVAATGSTSVAFSVYGLTANTDYTVYVALADASGNWSGVTPLQLKTAAGSNWSVSQVGITNVTTVSAEVYAAYGQTGTPVTPLKYVVVKATEADPTALQISQGLNSAGAHLTTPWAGTLTGNPVVKHSINLTGLTANTAYKVFFITDSNGTLSPVEILRIHTK